From Chloracidobacterium thermophilum B:
CGTCGCGGAAGTATTCGGCAACCGACAGCCCCGAAAGTGCCACCCGCGCCCGCGCGCCCGGCGGTTCGGTCATCTGTCCATAGACGAGGGCAATTTTGGACTCTTCGAGGTTGTCCATGCGGATGACGCCGCCTTCCTGCATTTCGACCCACAAGTCGTTGCCTTCGCGGGTCCGTTCGCCGACGCCGGCAAACACCGAGTAACCGCCGTGCCCCATCGCCACGTTGTTGATGAGTTCCATGATGGTCACGGTCTTGCCCACCCCCGCTCCACCGAAGAGGCCGATCTTGCCGCCCTTGAGAAAGGGCTGGATGAGGTCAATGACCTTGATGCCGGTTTCAAGCATTTCGGCTTCGGTGGACTGCTGCTCGAAAGATGGCGCCGGGCGATGGATGGGATAGCGTTTTTCACATTTGATGGGACCGAGTTCGTCCACCGGCTCGCCGAGGACGTTCATCACCCGTCCCAGCGTCCCCTTGCCGACCGGCACCGTGATTTGTGTGCCAAGGTCATAAACTTTCATCCCCCGCACCATGCCTTCAGTGGGCAGCATGGCCACGGTTCGTACCAGCCCGTCACCCATGTGCCGCTGGACTTCGACAACGACATCAATTGGCCGGGGAACATCAAAGCCCTCGCTGGTGACGCGCAGGGCCTGGTACATAGGTGGCAGATAACCGTCGCCAAACGCTACATCAACGACAGGTCCAATGACTTGAACGACTTTTCCCGTAATCGGGCTGCGAGCAGGTGCGCTCATGGTAGTGATGATTCCTCCACATCGGTCAGTCCCTGCCAACCAGGCTGACCGGATCGGTTTTCAAGATTTGTCCGGGACGCTATCACAGGCCGGATTCCCTTGACCACCACGGTCGGGTGGGTGGTTGGACCCGTCCTGTTCAACCGAAACAAGGGATTGCTGTGGGTTGCAATCTCTGACCACTTGACACAAGCTAACTCTGACGCCGGAACGTGTGTCTGATGGGTGTCAAAACGCCCGGCAGGGCCTGCCTCTGACCTCACCTGAGAGACCGGCAAAGACGAGCGCAGGGGGGATGTTTACCTTGGAGAACAACCACCTCTGTCATGACGGACCAGACTGTGACGACTGCCTTTGATCGCTCCCGTACTCCAACACGGGCGCCAGAAGCCGAACTCCATCATTGCTTTCAGCGTGGCCGCCAACTCCGGGAGCAGGGGGACTTTGAGGCGGCCCGGGACGCCTTTCGCCAGGCGATCCGATGCGATGCTGAGCATGGGCCTTCCTATCAGTGGTTGGGGGCTGTGTTGCGGGATATGGGGGAACTGCGTGAGGCCGTGCGGATGTGGCGCACGGCAGAGACTCTGGCACCCAATGATCCCCAGGCACTGCTCAATCTGGGTGTTGGTTTGTTCGAGTTGGGGCGGTTTTTCATTGCCAGTCGCACCGAAGAACCCCTTCAGTTGCTTCGCCGGGCGATTGCCAACGCGCCGAAACCCTACGGCAAAGCCTGGTTCAATCTGGGGAATGTTCTCTACGCCCACAAAGACTACGCGGCGGCTTCTGAGGCCTACCAGAGTGCACTGGCGGCTGAGCCGGGCCTGGGTGTGGCGTACCGCAATCTGGGCAATACCTGGCTGCGTCTGAATTGTCCGGCCGAGGCCTGTGCGGCCTATCGGCAGGCGTTGCAGTTGGGGGATACCCAGGTGGCCACGTACCATAACCTGGGACTGGCGGCCCTGCGTTCGGGCGACGGCAAAGCTGCCGAATCCGCATTTCACACCGCCGTCACCATGCGTCCCACTGATGGCGAGAGCTGGCTTGGCCTGGGAAACGCCCGCGCCGTGCAGGGAGACCTTCCGGGGGCGCAGTCGGCCTTCAATGAAGCCCGGGCCAGCCGTGGCGGACAGTACCCGGAAGCCACCCTCGACCTGGGCAAAGTCCTTCTGGCGATGGGGCAACCACAGGCGGCTGTCGAGGTGCTGGCGCGCGCCCTGGCCGTTTCCCCCCTGCCGGAACTGTATCGGCAACTGAGCCGGGCCTATGTCAAAGCCGGGCAGCTTTCTGAAGCGGCCCAAACGCTGCGCCAGTTCGTGGCAACCCCGGCGGGGAACACGGCGCAGGGCTACTATGAGCTGGGCCTGGTGCTGTCGCAGTGTGAGCCGCCTTATGTAGCTGAGCAGGCATTTCGGACAGCCCTTGAAAAAAGTGGCGGACACTACCCTGAAGCCTGGCACCGCTTGGGGCGCACGCTGATGCGGCAGAACAAACCCCGGCTGGCCATCGAGGCGTTTCAGTTCGCCATCGAGCAGCGCCCGGATTTCGCCGAGGCACTCAAAGACCTGGGACAGGCACTCTATCGGTCAAGCGATCTGCACGCGGCCGACGCGGCGCTCAATGCCGCCCTGCGCTTTGAACGGACGACCGGACAGCTCTATGGGCAGGATGTGTGGCAGGTCGAGCCTGAGCTGTATGCCGGTTTGCGTCAGGCGGCCTGCCTGTACGATTTGCCGTCCATTCCGTAAGCTTCACCGGGCCGTTACGGGTTCTGGAACACCCGCCACTCTGATGCTTATGTGAGTCATATATGCTGGATACGCTGTGTGTCGCTTTGAAGGGAACGCCGCGCGTCGTCGTTCAGGTACTCAAGGAAAAAGGTGCGCTTTCGGCGGCGCAGCTTGTGGCCGAGACCGGCCATCCCGAAAAGTCGGTCAAGCTGGCCCTGGGTGAACTCGAAAAGGCACGTCTGATCCGGCGGGAAGGGGAGACGTACGCCGTCGCCTGCCGGGAGACCATGGCGCCCATGAGCCGGGTGCCCTTCAACACCGACCTCGGACGCAAGGTGCACGCAACGGCCTGTGCCGAGTGCTGGAAAAAGTGGCAGGCCCAGCAACTCGTGCTCATGAATCACTTTGGTTTGAACCCGCTCGATCCCCAGGCGCAGAAATTCCTCTTCGGGGCGATGGAGTCGTTTTTCTTCGGCGACGGCACGCCGCCCATGATGATTGACACCACGCTGCAGGGGAAAATCAGTCACCTCGAATAGAGGCCAGCGCCGGAATGTGGGGAAACACGTAGGCTTTGAGCGCGGCCACCGTTGCCGCCACGGCGCCGGTTTCCGCCGCCCAGGTTGCCTGCGCGCGGCGTCCCAGGGCGGCCGCCTGCCCAGGGTCACGCAGAAGCGTCTCGAACGCTGTCTGGAGTTCCTGGCGGAGACCGTCCGGTGATGTCAACGGCAGTTGCCACACGGCATCGGCTGCGCGAAAGCGGGTGAGAATGGCACGGAAGTTTTCCGTATGCGGCCCCGTCACAATGGGGCGTCCTTCTGCCGCCGGTTCCAGAATGTTGTGACCACCGCGTGGCACGAGGCTTCCGCCGACAAAGGCCACATCCGCCCAGCGGTAGGCCGCCGCCAGTTCGCCCACCGTATCGAGCAGGATGACTTCCGCCCGGACATCCTCCGGCCGTGGTTGAGACCGCCGCGCCACCGTCCAGTCGAAACGCTCCAGATGGCGGGCGACTTCCGCGAAACGTTCGGGATGTCGTGGAGCGAGCAGCAGCCGGCAGCCAGGGCGGTCAAGGCCGGCCCGCAGCCGGGCAAACGCTTCAACCAGGATGGGTTCCTCACCTTCGACGGTACTGCCGGCCACGATGCACGGCCGCCCGTCCCCCAGGTGGTACTGCTGTTGCAGGGCAGCAGCAATGCGGTCCCGCCGCGCCCGTTCGTCGGCATCCGGGGGTGCATATTTGAGATTGCCGGTCGTCAACACGCGCTCCGGTGGCGCACCAAGCTGGCGAATGCGTTCGGCATCGGTATCGGATTGCATCAGGCAGAGCCGAAAGTAGCCCAGCAGGTCGCCCATCATCCGGCCCAGCCAGCGGTAGCGGGCAAAGGAGCGGTCGGAGAGCCGGCCATTGGCAAGCACTACAGGCACCTGATGCCGCACACAGGTACGCAAAAAGTTGGGCCAGATTTCCGTTTCGAGAATGATGACCAGCACCGGTTGGAGGCTGGTCACGGCCCGTTCCGTCAGCCACGGAATGTCAAGCGGAAAGTAAAAGTGTGCATCCATCCAGGCGAGTTGTTCCCGGGCGCGCGCCTGTCCGGTGTCCGTGGTTGTCGAAATGACAAAACTGGCGTGTGGGAAGTGTTCCCGCAGGGCGCACGCCAGCGGTTGCCCGGCCAGGACTTCGCCGACGGAAACACTGTGCAGCCAGATGCGAGGGGCAGCGTGGGAAAGTGGGCAGTAGGTAAACCGCTCGTGCAGACGGAGCGGGCGCTGCCGCCGACGTAGCCCGTAATAGCCCAGCCACAGCGGCGCGCCGGCGATCAAAGCCGTATTGTAGAGCCAGAAGGGAAACCGGGAAAACACGCCGGCAACCTGAGCCGGGCAGCGGATGGCGCGTCAGAAGCTGCCACAGGTGGGAACCTACTTGGCGCGTTCAATGTACTTGCCTTCGGTTGTATCCACCCGGATGACATCCCCTTCCTTGATGAAGCCCGGAACACTGATTTGCAGGCCCGTTTCGAGCTTGGCCGGTTTGCTGGAGCCGGTCACTGTAGCACCTTTCAGCTCCGGTTCGGTTTCGACCACCGTCAGCTCGACCACTGCCGGAAGCTGGATCGCCACCGGCTGCCCATTGTACACCTCAACCTGAATGGTTGTGTCCGGTTTCAGGTAGCTCAGCGTGTCGCCCAGGATTTCTTCGTCGAGACCAATTTGCTCGTAGGTCGAAACATCCATGAAGTAGTGGGTTGCGCCTTCCTGGTACAGGTACTGCATTTCGTGTTGCTCAAGGGTGGCGCGCTCCACATCTTCGGTAGCGCTGAAACGATGCTCAAAGGTGGTGCCGGTAATGAGGTTCTTGAGCTTCGTCTGCACCATCGCCCGCAGGTTGCCGGGGGTATGGTGACGGTATTCGAGGACGCGATGGGGTTGTTTGTCAAACAGGATGATCATGCCGCGCCGAATCTGATTGGCTCTCATGGTGGCTTAAAGAGGCTCCTTGCTCAGTGAGGGTCAGGCTATCAGGCGATACCGCTTGGCTCAGCCGCCGGAGTCCGGGACAACCGGCCGTCAGCAAAAGGCGGCAGGCTACCGAACGTTCAGCCGCCTGGTCAAGCTGCCGTGTCAGGCTTGTCCGGCAGTGCGATGCGCTGGTTGGTAGGGAATGCCATAGGCCCGCAGTTTTTCATAGAGATTTTTGCGGCTGATGCCCAGGATACGGGCGGCTTCGGCCTTACGCCAACCGACCTGCTGGAGAACTTCCCGGATGTAGGTGGCTTCCAGTTCCGCCAGTGTCGGCTTGCGCATCCGGTGCTGCATGAGCGCTGCTGCCGAGGTCATCCGCTGAGGCAGATGCTCCCGGCGAATGACACCTGGTGCAGCCGTCACGAGCGCATGTTCCATGGCATGGCGCAACTCCCGGACGTTGCCCGGAAAGTCGTAACCTTCAAGAAAGCTCAGGGTTTCAGCCGCCAGCGGCGGCGGCGGCCATCCGTGGCGGTGGGCAGCCTGGGTCAGAAAGTGCCGGGCCAGAGCCGGGATGTCGGCTGGTCGGTCGCGCAATGCCGGAACAGCCAGACTGATGACGTTCAGGCGGTGAAACAAATCCGCCCGAAAGGCCTGGCGTGCAACGGCCGCCGTCAGGTCAGTGTTGGTCACAGCAATGAGGCGTACATCGAGCGTGAGGGCGCGGCTTCCGCCCAGGCGCAGGACACTCCGTTCTTCGATGACGCGCAGCAGCTTGGCCTGGGCCGCCGGCGACAATGCGGCGACCTCGTCGAGGACGAGCGTTCCGTGCTGGGCCGCCTCGAACCGTCCGGGCTTGGCCGCGACCGCACCGGTGAAAGCCCCCCGCTCGAACCCGAACAGTTCCGCTTCGAGCAGGGCTTCCGGCAGGGAGCCACAGTCAATGACGACAAAGGGCCCGTTGGCCCGGCGGCTCTGCTCGTGCAGCCAGCGGGCCAGCAGGCTTTTGCCCGTCCCGCTCTCGCCGGTGATGACCACGGTGGCCTCGGTCGGCGCGACCCGCGCCGCGTCTTTGAGAAGCGTGAGCAGCGCCGTCGAGTTTCCGATGAACAGTTCCTCACTCACCATTGGTCGTCGGCAGCCGGTTGGTCAGCCGCGCAGGCTGATGCCCAACGCCTTGATGCGGCGGTACAGGTAGCTACGGTCAATGCCCAGAGCCTCGGCTGCCTGGGTCACGTTGCCGTCGCATTCGGCCAGCTTGCGGCGGACAAGTTCGCGCTCAAAAGCTTCGCTGCCCTCGCGCAGCGACCCGAACTGAAAACTGGCCCAGACCGAGTTGGGGGCCGGGTCAAGCGGAATCTGCTCCGCTGTCACTGGCGACGTGGTTTCCGTAATCACCAGCCGTTCGATGAGGTTGCGCAGTTCGCGCACGTTGCCGGGCCAGTCGTGCCGGCGCAGCTTTTCGTAGGCATCTTCGGTCAGGGTGATAGGCGGGCGCTGGTAGTGCTGGCTGAACTGGCGGACGAAGTGTTCGACCAGCGCTGGGATGTCCTCCAGATGCTCCCGCAGTGGCGGCAGTTGAAACGGGATGACATTGAGCCGGTAAAACAAATCCGGCCGGAACTGCCCCTGTTCAATGGCCTCGTCCAGCCGTTTGTTCGTGGCCGCAATGACGCGCACATCCACCCGCCGCGCGCTCTGGCTTCCGACGGGTTCAATAAGACCGCTTTCGAGCGCCCGCAGAAGCTTGGCCTGCATGCGCAGGCTCATGTCGCCCACTTCATCGAGAAACAGCGTGCCACCGTCAGCCTGTTCAAACTTGCCCCGCCGCGATTCCGTCGCCCCGGTAAAGGCACCTTTGACGTGTCCGAACAGCTCCGACTCGATGAGGTCTTCGGGGACGGCCGCGCAGTTGACGGCCACAAATGGTTGGTCGGCGCGCTTTGAGGCGGCATGTAACGCCAGGGCCACGAGTTCCTTGCCAGTGCCGGATTCGCCGTAGATGAGCACCCGCCCGTCGGTCGGCCCGGTGAGGGCAATCTGCTGGCGCAGGGCGCGCATCGGAACGCTCTGCCCCACGACCAGGTCGCTTCCGTCCGGTGCTGGCGCCGGACGGTGCATCTGGATTGCGTGGCGCACAGCTTGCAACGTCCGTTCGATGTTGAGCGGTTTTTCAATGAAATCGCTGGCGCCCAGCCGAATCGCGCGCACGGCCGTGTCAATCGTGCCATGCCCGGAAATCATGACGACGGGAATGTGTGGGTACTGCCGCCGGATGTGTTCCAGTGTCGCCATGCCGTCAAGCTGGCTGTTGGGCATGTAAATGTCGAGCAGAATGCAGTTGACGGGCGTCGTGGCCAGCCGCCGCAGGGCGGCGTCTCCGCTTTCGGCTTTTTCGACCACGAAGCCCTCGTCTTCGAGAACACCCCGCAGGGATTCCCGAATACCGCGTTCGTCATCCACAATCAAAACCGTTTCTGCCATGGTGGTACGGACCTGGTACGGCAGGACTGATGACTATCCAGGCGTCATCGGAACAACGATACCAGAGAAAGACGCTGGAAGACGCCGATGCATGTCGTTTTGGTCGAACCGGAAATCCATGTCAACACCGGGAACGTGGCGCGCACCTGTGTCTGTACCGGGACGCGCCTGCACCTGGTTCACCCGCTGGGTTTTTCGATTGACGCGCGGGCGGTGCGCCGGGCCGGGCTGGATTACTGGCACCAGCTTGACCTTCACGAGTGGCGTGATTTTCCGACGCTGCGCCAGGCATATCCGTCCGGCAGGTTTATTTTCGTTGAGACGGTCGGGCAATGCCGCTACGACGAAATCACCTACCGGCCGGATGATTTTCTCGTCTTCGGACGTGAAACCAGAGGGCTGCCGCCGGAACTGCTTGCCGGGGAGTGTGTTGTCCGCATCCCGATGGCGACGGATGTGCGTTCACTCAACCTCTCGAACTGCGTGGCGCTCGTGCTGTATGAGGCCCTGCGGCAGTGCGGCTTTCCCGGCTTGCGCTAGGGGCCGGCATGTACCAGGGGGCGGCGTTGAGGCGCGTCCGGGCTGCCTGCGGGCCCCAGATAAGGACCAGCCAGCCACCGGGCAACTGGCGGCTGGCTGGTTCCTGGGTCGGGTTCTGGCGTGTCGTGTGGGCAGCTCAGTTTTCGCTGACTTTGCGGGCCGAGGAAGGGGACATGTGCGCCGGAAGGGCGACGGCCTGACCTTCCGGCGGCCTGTTCTCAGGGTTGGCGTGTTCGGTTTCTCCACCGGAAGTCAGTACCAGTGCGCCCTGGGGTTCTTTGGAGAAGATCAGCTTTTTGTTTTCCGGGTCATAGTCCACGTGGAGCAGGTCGCCGGTGCTGACCTGTTGTGTGGCGACCAGGCTGGCAATGGGGTTGACCAGAAACCGCTCGATGGCGCGCTTGAGATGCCGCGCCCCGTATTTCAGGTCAATTCCTTCGTCGAGCAGGAAGCGCTTGGTTTCCGGGGAACAGCGGATGACGAATTTTTCCGCCGCCGTCTGGGTGATCCGTTCCTGGACGGCGCGCAATTCGAGTTCGAGAATCCGCTCCAGGTGATGGTCCTTGAGGCTGCGAAACACCACCACCTTGTCAATCCGGTTCATAAACTCCGGCGAAAACTTGCGCCGCGCCGCTTCGGTCGCCGTGCGGTAGATTTTCTGGTCCAGGTCGTCGCGCTGCGTTTCCGGGCGTACGGGAGCAAAGCCAATGCTGCCGGTGATGAGTTCCGACATTTCCTTGGCGCCCAGATTGCTTGTCATCACAATCATGCACTTTGAGAAATCCACCCGCCGGTTGTCGCCCAGGGTGAGCGTCGCCTTGTCCAGAATGCCCAGCAGCAGTTGCCACAAGGCGTCCGAGGCTTTCTCGATTTCGTCAAACAGGACGAAGGTCAGCTTGTCCTGTTCGGTGTGGTACTTGTCGAGGTTTTCCTGGGTCAGCAGCGGCGGCGTCTCACGGTGGCCGAGGTAGCCGGGGGGCGAGCCGATGAGCTTGGCGACTTCGTGACTGTGTTGAAACTCGGCGCAGTCAATTTTGACGACGGCATAGGGGTCACCAAACAGGGCTTCGGCTGCCGCCTCAACGACGCGGGTTTTGCCCGAACCCGTTGGTCCGAGAAACAGCATCGTCCCAAGGGGACGGCCGGGATGCGCCAGCCCGGCCAGATAAATCTGGTAGAGGTTGGCAATGCGGCGGACAGCGCGTTCCTGCCCGACGATGCGCGCCATGAGTTTTTCTTCAAACTCGCGGGCGCGGGGACTTTTCAAATCCGGGTTGAGCAACGTCCGCTGTGGCGTGGCTTCACCGGGCGCAGCAGCAGTGGTCATCGAGTGTGTCTCTCCTTGAACGCCATCGTCGTCAAAAGGACCGGGAAAGCGTTGCGGCCAATCGGGGGAAGTGCTTCGGATAGTAAGCGAACGCCGGTTTTTTTGGCAATCCGGTGCTTTTCGCCCGACTTGGTGGCATCGCTTCAGATACGCAGTCCAATAGCGGTGACATCATCCCACAAGTGGAACCGGTTTTTCGGGAAGCCACCGCACATCTCCGTATCAGCCAAATATACTCACGGAAGAATGGCGAACTTGATGCAATCGCCATGCTGGAGCTGATCCAGGGCCTCACCCAGCCGTTCGAGCGGGTAGTCGGCCGTGATGAGCTGTCCCCAGTCCACGCGCCGTTCGAGAAGCAGCTCGCGCGCCTGCCGGACGGCGCGGGGCGTCATGTGAAAGGGGCTGCGCAGCGTGATTTCGTCGTAGTGGATGCGCTCGGTGTCGAACGTGACAGTGGTGCCGCGCTTGCAGCCGCCAAAGAAAATCACCGTTCCACCCCGGCGCGCCAGGTGCACGGCAAGTTCCCAGATGTGGGGCTGGCCCGTGCACTCGATGACGAGATCGGCCCCGCGTCCACCGGTGAGTTCACGAATCTGCACAGGCAGGGTTTCGTTCGTAAAGTCCACTGTTTGGGCCGCCCCAATGGCACGGGCAACACGCTGCCGGTACGCCCGCCGTCCCGCCACAATGATATTTTCCACGCCGCGCGCTTTCAGTGCCGCGACGTGCAGCAGGGCAATGGCACCGTTGCCAAGCACCAGAACGGTGTCGTCTTCCCTGACCGTCACCCCTTCCAGCCCATGCACGACACAGGCCAGGGGTTCCATAAGTGCGGCTTCCCGGTAAGGCAGATTCTCCGGCTTGAGATACATGTTCTGCCGCACGATGCGTTCCGGGATGCGGATGTATTCCGCATAGGCCCCCAGCACCATGGTGGACATGATGGTGTCGCAGAGGTTTTCCTGGCCGTGCTGGCAGTAGTAGCACGCGCCGCACGGAGCCGAATGGGTGGACATCACCGCATCACCTTCCTTGAAGCGCGTAACACCTTGGCCCACCTTGGCGATGACCCCGGCAAACTCGTGGCCAAAAAGGGTTGGGGTTGGAAACTTCGGATGACCGCGCAGAAAGGCTTTGAGGTCCGTCCCACAGGTAAGCGCCGTCATCACCTGGACGACGACACCACCCGGTTCAGGGTCAGGAACAGGCAGGTGTTGCATTTCAATCGTGCCCGGTTCCAGAAGCACGTTGGCGCGCATGAGCGCTGGCATCAGCGGTGTGTGGTTCGGCAGGGGCATTGGGAATCACTCGACGTCGGCTGTAAAAATGGCAAGCATCGCGTGGGCATTGTGTGTGGTCATTCCCAGGCGGGCAAGTCATCGCCACAGCAGCCGTAGCATAAGCTGCCGTGACCATGCTAGCGTCCGAAGCGCCCAATGTATTGTCTGAACGTACTTTGGCGACTGGCACTACCGGTTGGCGGGAAGGTTTCGTCCCGGATAGTCCAGGCCGCATAGCTGGAGTTGGCATGTCCACATCACCAAAACGTCGCTCACGACGAGCGACTTGCATCACGCCAGAGCCGCTTTACCGGTTGGGGACGGCTTTCTGGAGCAGCGGCGTTCTGTTTGCCGCCCATCGGCTGTCGGTTTTTGATGTCTTGGAAGCGCGCCCGCAAAGCGGGTCTGACTTGGCCAGAGCCTGTGGGTTGACACCAGCCGGGGCGGAAAAACTGCTGGCGGCCTGTGCCAGCTTGGGACTGGTCATCGAGGATGAGTCTGGGCAGTATCGGAACAGCCCCCTGGCAACGACGTTTCTCGTGCGCGGCAAGCCAGCCTATCAGGGACACCTGTTGGCTTACTTTGCCGACTTGTGGGCCCGGTTTGGGGAACTTGAGCATCTGCTCCGCACCGGTGAAATCGGCCCGCGTGAAATGGCTTTCGATTTGGTGCGTCCGAATGATGAACGCCAGGCGGCTGAGCGGGCCTGGGTGCTGGCTATGCACGAGATTGCCTTGGGCGGACAGGCCGAGGCGCTGTGCCGGGCGGTGGACTTGAGCGGCTACACCCGTCTGCTTGATGTCAGCGGTGGGGCTGGTTCGTACGCACTCCGCTTTGCC
This genomic window contains:
- a CDS encoding sigma-54-dependent transcriptional regulator codes for the protein MAETVLIVDDERGIRESLRGVLEDEGFVVEKAESGDAALRRLATTPVNCILLDIYMPNSQLDGMATLEHIRRQYPHIPVVMISGHGTIDTAVRAIRLGASDFIEKPLNIERTLQAVRHAIQMHRPAPAPDGSDLVVGQSVPMRALRQQIALTGPTDGRVLIYGESGTGKELVALALHAASKRADQPFVAVNCAAVPEDLIESELFGHVKGAFTGATESRRGKFEQADGGTLFLDEVGDMSLRMQAKLLRALESGLIEPVGSQSARRVDVRVIAATNKRLDEAIEQGQFRPDLFYRLNVIPFQLPPLREHLEDIPALVEHFVRQFSQHYQRPPITLTEDAYEKLRRHDWPGNVRELRNLIERLVITETTSPVTAEQIPLDPAPNSVWASFQFGSLREGSEAFERELVRRKLAECDGNVTQAAEALGIDRSYLYRRIKALGISLRG
- a CDS encoding AAA family ATPase; the encoded protein is MTTAAAPGEATPQRTLLNPDLKSPRAREFEEKLMARIVGQERAVRRIANLYQIYLAGLAHPGRPLGTMLFLGPTGSGKTRVVEAAAEALFGDPYAVVKIDCAEFQHSHEVAKLIGSPPGYLGHRETPPLLTQENLDKYHTEQDKLTFVLFDEIEKASDALWQLLLGILDKATLTLGDNRRVDFSKCMIVMTSNLGAKEMSELITGSIGFAPVRPETQRDDLDQKIYRTATEAARRKFSPEFMNRIDKVVVFRSLKDHHLERILELELRAVQERITQTAAEKFVIRCSPETKRFLLDEGIDLKYGARHLKRAIERFLVNPIASLVATQQVSTGDLLHVDYDPENKKLIFSKEPQGALVLTSGGETEHANPENRPPEGQAVALPAHMSPSSARKVSEN
- a CDS encoding methyltransferase; this translates as MSTSPKRRSRRATCITPEPLYRLGTAFWSSGVLFAAHRLSVFDVLEARPQSGSDLARACGLTPAGAEKLLAACASLGLVIEDESGQYRNSPLATTFLVRGKPAYQGHLLAYFADLWARFGELEHLLRTGEIGPREMAFDLVRPNDERQAAERAWVLAMHEIALGGQAEALCRAVDLSGYTRLLDVSGGAGSYALRFAEQYPGLTAEVFDLPEVVAIADELIQQSAVRDRVRVRSGDFVNADYGYGYDVVLLSGVLHGLGERHILRVLKKSYAALNPGGCVIVQEMTPDAPSPAAAQFAALFSLNMMSGATYSAEQLALWLNQSGFLRITVTPLEQACWFDHVISGHKP
- a CDS encoding sigma-54 interaction domain-containing protein encodes the protein MVSEELFIGNSTALLTLLKDAARVAPTEATVVITGESGTGKSLLARWLHEQSRRANGPFVVIDCGSLPEALLEAELFGFERGAFTGAVAAKPGRFEAAQHGTLVLDEVAALSPAAQAKLLRVIEERSVLRLGGSRALTLDVRLIAVTNTDLTAAVARQAFRADLFHRLNVISLAVPALRDRPADIPALARHFLTQAAHRHGWPPPPLAAETLSFLEGYDFPGNVRELRHAMEHALVTAAPGVIRREHLPQRMTSAAALMQHRMRKPTLAELEATYIREVLQQVGWRKAEAARILGISRKNLYEKLRAYGIPYQPAHRTAGQA
- a CDS encoding 3-deoxy-D-manno-octulosonic acid transferase, whose amino-acid sequence is MFSRFPFWLYNTALIAGAPLWLGYYGLRRRQRPLRLHERFTYCPLSHAAPRIWLHSVSVGEVLAGQPLACALREHFPHASFVISTTTDTGQARAREQLAWMDAHFYFPLDIPWLTERAVTSLQPVLVIILETEIWPNFLRTCVRHQVPVVLANGRLSDRSFARYRWLGRMMGDLLGYFRLCLMQSDTDAERIRQLGAPPERVLTTGNLKYAPPDADERARRDRIAAALQQQYHLGDGRPCIVAGSTVEGEEPILVEAFARLRAGLDRPGCRLLLAPRHPERFAEVARHLERFDWTVARRSQPRPEDVRAEVILLDTVGELAAAYRWADVAFVGGSLVPRGGHNILEPAAEGRPIVTGPHTENFRAILTRFRAADAVWQLPLTSPDGLRQELQTAFETLLRDPGQAAALGRRAQATWAAETGAVAATVAALKAYVFPHIPALASIRGD
- a CDS encoding zinc-dependent alcohol dehydrogenase, which codes for MPLPNHTPLMPALMRANVLLEPGTIEMQHLPVPDPEPGGVVVQVMTALTCGTDLKAFLRGHPKFPTPTLFGHEFAGVIAKVGQGVTRFKEGDAVMSTHSAPCGACYYCQHGQENLCDTIMSTMVLGAYAEYIRIPERIVRQNMYLKPENLPYREAALMEPLACVVHGLEGVTVREDDTVLVLGNGAIALLHVAALKARGVENIIVAGRRAYRQRVARAIGAAQTVDFTNETLPVQIRELTGGRGADLVIECTGQPHIWELAVHLARRGGTVIFFGGCKRGTTVTFDTERIHYDEITLRSPFHMTPRAVRQARELLLERRVDWGQLITADYPLERLGEALDQLQHGDCIKFAILP
- the atpD gene encoding F0F1 ATP synthase subunit beta; amino-acid sequence: MSAPARSPITGKVVQVIGPVVDVAFGDGYLPPMYQALRVTSEGFDVPRPIDVVVEVQRHMGDGLVRTVAMLPTEGMVRGMKVYDLGTQITVPVGKGTLGRVMNVLGEPVDELGPIKCEKRYPIHRPAPSFEQQSTEAEMLETGIKVIDLIQPFLKGGKIGLFGGAGVGKTVTIMELINNVAMGHGGYSVFAGVGERTREGNDLWVEMQEGGVIRMDNLEESKIALVYGQMTEPPGARARVALSGLSVAEYFRDEMNQDVLFFVDNVFRFTQAGSEVSALLGRMPSAVGYQPTLATEMGEMQERITSTKTGSITSVQAIYVPADDLTDPAPATTFAHLDAKTVLSRQIAELGIFPAVDPLDSTSRILDPQIVGQEHYEVAEGVKRTLQRYKELQDIIAILGIDELSEEDKLTVARARKIQKFLSQPFHVAEQFTGRKGKYVKVADTIRSFKAILEGKHDDLPEQAFYMCGAIEDAIENAKKMTE
- a CDS encoding Fe(2+)-trafficking protein codes for the protein MLDTLCVALKGTPRVVVQVLKEKGALSAAQLVAETGHPEKSVKLALGELEKARLIRREGETYAVACRETMAPMSRVPFNTDLGRKVHATACAECWKKWQAQQLVLMNHFGLNPLDPQAQKFLFGAMESFFFGDGTPPMMIDTTLQGKISHLE
- a CDS encoding tRNA (cytidine(34)-2'-O)-methyltransferase, with protein sequence MHVVLVEPEIHVNTGNVARTCVCTGTRLHLVHPLGFSIDARAVRRAGLDYWHQLDLHEWRDFPTLRQAYPSGRFIFVETVGQCRYDEITYRPDDFLVFGRETRGLPPELLAGECVVRIPMATDVRSLNLSNCVALVLYEALRQCGFPGLR
- a CDS encoding tetratricopeptide repeat protein — protein: MTDQTVTTAFDRSRTPTRAPEAELHHCFQRGRQLREQGDFEAARDAFRQAIRCDAEHGPSYQWLGAVLRDMGELREAVRMWRTAETLAPNDPQALLNLGVGLFELGRFFIASRTEEPLQLLRRAIANAPKPYGKAWFNLGNVLYAHKDYAAASEAYQSALAAEPGLGVAYRNLGNTWLRLNCPAEACAAYRQALQLGDTQVATYHNLGLAALRSGDGKAAESAFHTAVTMRPTDGESWLGLGNARAVQGDLPGAQSAFNEARASRGGQYPEATLDLGKVLLAMGQPQAAVEVLARALAVSPLPELYRQLSRAYVKAGQLSEAAQTLRQFVATPAGNTAQGYYELGLVLSQCEPPYVAEQAFRTALEKSGGHYPEAWHRLGRTLMRQNKPRLAIEAFQFAIEQRPDFAEALKDLGQALYRSSDLHAADAALNAALRFERTTGQLYGQDVWQVEPELYAGLRQAACLYDLPSIP
- the efp gene encoding elongation factor P — its product is MRANQIRRGMIILFDKQPHRVLEYRHHTPGNLRAMVQTKLKNLITGTTFEHRFSATEDVERATLEQHEMQYLYQEGATHYFMDVSTYEQIGLDEEILGDTLSYLKPDTTIQVEVYNGQPVAIQLPAVVELTVVETEPELKGATVTGSSKPAKLETGLQISVPGFIKEGDVIRVDTTEGKYIERAK